A genomic window from Streptomyces sp. NBC_00234 includes:
- the rapZ gene encoding RNase adapter RapZ yields the protein MTEHQNERAHETDPGHHSTDRADGAAHVSTGTTNETGEATAPAIPELVIISGMSGAGRSTAAKCLEDLGWFVVDNLPPALIPTMVELGARSQGNVARIAVVVDVRGRRFFDNLRESLADLEAKHVTRRIVFLESSDDALVRRFESVRRPHPLQGDGRIVDGIEAERDLLRELRGDADLVIDTSSLNVHELRAKMDAQFAGDEKPELRATVMSFGYKYGLPVDADLVVDCRFLPNPHWVPELRPFTGLNEEVSAYVFDQPGAKEFLNQYTELLQLIATGYRREGKRYVTVAVGCTGGKHRSVAMSEKLAARLAAEGIETVLVHRDMGRE from the coding sequence ATGACTGAGCACCAAAACGAACGCGCGCACGAAACCGACCCCGGGCACCACAGCACCGACCGAGCAGACGGAGCAGCACACGTGAGTACGGGCACCACCAACGAGACGGGTGAGGCCACCGCGCCGGCCATCCCCGAACTGGTGATCATCTCCGGCATGTCCGGCGCCGGGCGCAGCACCGCCGCCAAGTGTCTCGAGGACCTCGGTTGGTTCGTCGTCGACAACCTGCCGCCCGCGCTGATCCCCACGATGGTGGAGCTCGGCGCCCGCTCCCAGGGCAACGTGGCCCGTATCGCCGTCGTCGTCGACGTCCGGGGCCGCCGCTTCTTCGACAACCTCCGGGAGTCCCTCGCGGACCTGGAGGCCAAGCACGTCACCCGGCGGATCGTCTTCCTGGAGTCCTCGGACGACGCCCTCGTGCGCCGCTTCGAGTCGGTCCGCCGCCCGCACCCCCTCCAGGGCGACGGCCGGATCGTCGACGGCATCGAGGCCGAGCGCGACCTGCTGCGCGAGCTGCGCGGCGACGCCGACCTGGTGATCGACACCTCCAGCCTCAACGTGCACGAGCTGCGGGCCAAGATGGACGCCCAGTTCGCCGGCGACGAGAAGCCGGAGCTGCGCGCCACGGTGATGTCCTTCGGCTACAAGTACGGCCTGCCCGTCGACGCCGACCTGGTCGTGGACTGCCGCTTCCTGCCGAACCCGCACTGGGTCCCGGAGCTGCGGCCCTTCACCGGGCTCAACGAGGAGGTGTCCGCGTACGTCTTCGACCAGCCGGGCGCCAAGGAGTTCCTCAACCAGTACACGGAACTGCTCCAGCTCATCGCCACCGGCTACCGCCGCGAGGGCAAGCGCTACGTGACCGTCGCCGTCGGGTGCACGGGCGGCAAGCACCGCTCCGTGGCGATGTCCGAGAAGCTGGCCGCCCGGCTGGCCGCGGAAGGCATCGAGACCGTCCTCGTCCACAGGGACATGGGGCGCGAGTGA
- the uvrC gene encoding excinuclease ABC subunit UvrC has product MADPSSYRPKPGQIPDSPGVYKFRDEHRRVIYVGKAKNLRQRVANYFQDLANLHPRTRTMVTTAASVEWTVVSTEVEALQLEYSWIKEFDPRFNVKYRDDKSYPYLAVTLNEDFPRVQVMRGAKKKGVRYFGPYGHAWAIRETVDLMLRVFPVRTCSAGVFKNAARTGRPCLLGYIGKCSAPCVGRVTPEEHRELAEDFCDFMAGRTGTYIRRLEKDMMQAAEEMEYERAARLRDDVEALRRAMEKSAVVLADATDADLIAVAEDELEAAVQIFHVRGGRVRGQRGWVTDKVEAVDTAGLVEHALQQLYGEETGDSVPKEVLVPALPEDDGAVAQWLAGRRGSQVSLRIPQRGDKKDLMATVQRNAQQALGLHKTKRASDLTTRSRALEEISEALGLDTAPLRIECYDISHLQGDDVVASMVVFEDGLARKSEYRRFQIKGFEGQDDVRSMHEVIGRRFKRYLQDKERTGEWEETPAQALTGTAGPAITGPAPTGAVPAVDEAGSEPREDDGRPKRFAYPPQLVVVDGGQPQVAAAKRALDELGIDDIAVCGLAKRLEEVWLPDDDDPVVMPRSSEGLYLLQRIRDEAHRFAITYQRAKRAKRIRSSPLDDVAGLGETRKQALIKHFGSVKKLRQATIDEICEVPGIGRRTAESVAAALASTTPAAPAVNTATGEIIEEDDGGTS; this is encoded by the coding sequence ATGGCAGACCCCTCCAGCTACCGCCCCAAGCCGGGACAGATCCCCGACTCCCCGGGGGTCTACAAATTCCGCGACGAGCACCGCAGGGTGATCTACGTCGGGAAGGCCAAGAACCTGCGCCAGCGCGTGGCCAACTACTTCCAGGACCTCGCCAACCTGCACCCGCGCACGCGCACGATGGTCACCACCGCGGCCTCCGTCGAATGGACCGTCGTCTCCACGGAGGTCGAGGCGCTCCAGCTCGAATACTCCTGGATCAAGGAGTTCGACCCCCGGTTCAACGTCAAGTACCGCGACGACAAGAGCTATCCGTATCTCGCGGTCACCCTCAACGAGGACTTCCCCCGCGTCCAGGTGATGCGTGGAGCCAAGAAGAAGGGCGTGCGCTACTTCGGGCCGTACGGGCACGCGTGGGCGATCCGCGAGACCGTCGACCTGATGCTCCGGGTCTTCCCCGTGCGTACGTGCTCCGCGGGTGTGTTCAAGAACGCCGCGCGGACCGGCCGCCCCTGCCTCCTCGGCTACATCGGCAAGTGCTCGGCGCCCTGTGTCGGCCGGGTCACCCCCGAGGAGCACCGCGAGCTCGCCGAGGACTTCTGCGACTTCATGGCGGGCCGTACCGGTACGTACATCCGCCGCCTGGAGAAGGACATGATGCAGGCGGCGGAGGAGATGGAGTACGAGCGCGCGGCCAGGCTCCGCGATGACGTGGAGGCGCTCAGGCGGGCGATGGAGAAGAGCGCCGTCGTCCTCGCCGATGCCACCGACGCCGACCTGATCGCCGTCGCCGAGGACGAGCTCGAAGCGGCCGTGCAGATCTTCCACGTCCGCGGCGGCCGGGTCCGCGGCCAGCGCGGCTGGGTCACCGACAAGGTCGAGGCGGTCGACACCGCGGGCCTCGTCGAGCACGCGCTCCAGCAGCTGTACGGGGAGGAGACGGGCGACTCCGTGCCCAAGGAGGTCCTGGTCCCCGCGCTCCCCGAGGACGACGGAGCCGTCGCTCAGTGGCTCGCCGGGCGCCGTGGCTCCCAGGTCAGCCTGCGCATTCCGCAGCGCGGTGACAAGAAGGACCTGATGGCCACGGTCCAGCGCAACGCCCAGCAGGCCCTCGGGCTGCACAAGACCAAGCGCGCGTCCGACCTGACGACCCGCTCCCGTGCCCTGGAGGAGATCTCCGAGGCGCTCGGCCTCGACACGGCCCCGCTGCGCATCGAGTGCTACGACATCTCCCATCTCCAGGGCGACGACGTGGTGGCGTCGATGGTGGTCTTCGAGGACGGTCTGGCCCGCAAGAGCGAGTACCGCCGCTTCCAGATCAAGGGCTTCGAGGGCCAGGACGACGTGCGGTCGATGCACGAGGTGATCGGCCGCCGCTTCAAGCGGTACCTCCAGGACAAGGAGCGGACGGGGGAGTGGGAGGAGACCCCCGCCCAGGCCCTCACCGGCACCGCCGGCCCCGCGATCACGGGTCCCGCCCCCACCGGCGCCGTACCCGCCGTGGACGAGGCCGGGAGCGAGCCCCGGGAGGACGACGGCAGGCCCAAGCGGTTCGCGTATCCGCCGCAGCTTGTCGTCGTGGACGGCGGGCAGCCCCAGGTCGCCGCGGCCAAGCGGGCCCTGGACGAGCTGGGCATCGACGACATCGCCGTCTGCGGCCTCGCCAAGCGGCTCGAAGAGGTCTGGCTGCCCGATGACGACGACCCCGTGGTCATGCCCCGCTCCAGCGAGGGTCTCTATCTCCTCCAGCGGATCCGTGACGAGGCCCACCGCTTCGCCATCACCTATCAGCGAGCCAAGCGGGCCAAGCGCATCCGCAGCAGCCCCCTGGACGACGTCGCGGGCCTCGGCGAGACCCGGAAGCAGGCTCTGATCAAGCATTTCGGCTCCGTGAAGAAGCTGCGGCAGGCGACAATCGACGAGATCTGCGAGGTCCCGGGGATAGGGCGCAGGACGGCGGAATCAGTGGCCGCCGCCCTCGCCTCGACCACCCCGGCCGCGCCCGCCGTGAACACGGCCACAGGAGAGATCATTGAAGAGGACGACGGGGGCACGTCATGA
- a CDS encoding papain-like cysteine protease family protein, with protein sequence MHNRRIGPGRFPFAALLAALLLAVPAATATAAESPITTAGSTVAAAQRLDITMQAQQKSNWCWAAGGNTIATWFGRTYTQNQFCNAAFGRTQGYDCPNSQATLGDVQDGLYWAGVNPGSYVTGWLRYPTLQGEISAGRPVETRIQWSSGGGHMHVLYGYDDANSWVYWGDPWPSSTRYNWASHAWYVNNAEFSWTHSLYRIGA encoded by the coding sequence ATGCACAACCGAAGAATCGGGCCGGGAAGGTTCCCCTTCGCGGCTCTCCTGGCCGCCTTGCTCCTCGCGGTGCCCGCGGCGACCGCCACCGCGGCCGAGTCGCCCATCACCACGGCCGGCAGCACCGTCGCCGCCGCACAGCGGCTCGACATCACCATGCAGGCCCAGCAGAAGAGCAACTGGTGCTGGGCCGCAGGCGGCAACACCATCGCCACCTGGTTCGGCCGCACCTACACCCAGAACCAGTTCTGCAACGCGGCCTTCGGCCGTACCCAGGGCTACGACTGCCCCAACTCGCAGGCCACGCTCGGTGATGTGCAGGACGGTCTGTACTGGGCCGGCGTCAACCCCGGTTCGTACGTCACGGGCTGGCTGCGCTATCCGACCCTCCAGGGCGAGATATCCGCCGGGCGTCCGGTCGAGACGCGTATCCAGTGGTCGTCGGGCGGCGGTCACATGCACGTCCTGTACGGCTACGACGACGCCAACAGCTGGGTGTACTGGGGCGACCCCTGGCCCTCCAGCACCCGCTACAACTGGGCCTCCCACGCCTGGTACGTCAACAACGCCGAATTTTCCTGGACCCACTCGCTCTACCGGATCGGGGCGTGA
- a CDS encoding Rieske (2Fe-2S) protein codes for MSGLPAARRTVLKGAALAGAAGLGVAACSTESKLGHAKTPTPTAPVALGAADEVPVGGAKLYREQRLVVSCPAKGQYKAFSAQCTHAGCVLDKVEGTEGHCPCHGSRFDTTTGKALQGPATVPLPSVPVRVEGGNLVAGPDA; via the coding sequence ATGTCCGGCCTGCCCGCCGCCCGCCGTACCGTGCTGAAGGGCGCCGCTCTCGCCGGTGCCGCCGGGCTGGGAGTGGCCGCCTGCTCGACCGAATCGAAGCTCGGCCACGCGAAGACGCCCACGCCCACCGCCCCCGTCGCCCTCGGTGCCGCGGACGAGGTCCCGGTCGGCGGAGCCAAGCTCTACCGGGAACAGCGGCTCGTCGTGAGCTGCCCCGCGAAGGGCCAGTACAAGGCGTTCAGCGCCCAGTGCACCCACGCGGGCTGCGTCCTGGACAAGGTCGAGGGCACCGAGGGCCACTGCCCCTGCCACGGCAGCCGCTTCGACACCACGACCGGCAAGGCGCTGCAGGGCCCGGCGACCGTGCCGCTGCCCTCCGTCCCGGTCAGGGTCGAGGGCGGGAACCTCGTGGCGGGCCCCGACGCCTGA
- the uvrA gene encoding excinuclease ABC subunit UvrA has translation MADRLIVRGAREHNLKNVSLDLPRDSLIVFTGLSGSGKSSLAFDTIFAEGQRRYVESLSSYARQFLGQMDKPDVDFIEGLSPAVSIDQKSTSRNPRSTVGTITEVYDYLRLLFARIGKPHCPECARPISRQSPQAIVDKVLGLPEGSRFQVLSPLVRERKGEFVDLFSDLQTKGYSRARVDGETIQLSEPPTLKKQEKHTIEVVIDRLTVKDSAKRRLTDSVETALGLSGGMVVLDFVDLPEDDPERERMYSEHLYCPYDDLSFEELEPRSFSFNSPFGACPDCTGIGTRMEVDPELIVPDEDKSLDEGAIHPWSHGHTKEYFGRQISALADALGFRTDIPWAGLPQRAKKALLFGHKIQTEVRYRNRYGRERAYTTPAFEGAVQFVKRRHSEAESDSSRERFEGYMREVPCPTCEGTRLKPLVLAVTVMEKSIAEVAAMSISECADFLGRLKLNARDKKIAERVLKEVNERLKFLVDVGLDYLSLNRAAGTLSGGEAQRIRLATQIGSGLVGVLYVLDEPSIGLHQRDNHRLIETLVRLRDMGNTLIVVEHDEDTIKVADWVVDIGPGAGEHGGKVVHSGSLKDLLANKESITGQYLAGKRAIPMPGIRRPVDPTRQLTVHGARENNLQDIDVSFPLGVLTAVTGVSGSGKSTLVNDILYTHLARELNGAKSVPGRHTRVEGDDLVDKVVHVDQSPIGRTPRSNPATYTGVFDHVRRLFAETMEAKVRGYLPGRFSFNVKGGRCENCSGDGTIKIEMNFLPDVYVPCEVCHGARYNRETLEVHYKGKSIAEVLDMPIEEGLEFFEAVPTIARHLRTLNEVGLGYVRLGQSAPTLSGGEAQRVKLASELQKRSTGRTVYVLDEPTTGLHFEDISKLITVLSGLVDKGNSVIVIEHNLDVVKTADWVIDMGPEGGNGGGLVVAEGTPEQIASVPASHTGKFLQSILGADRINEAAVPAARRPARKTAAKQTVAAKAAPARKTATAKTSAAQPVAKKAAAKKAAVKKPAAKRAAGARKA, from the coding sequence GTGGCCGACCGTCTCATCGTCCGTGGCGCGCGCGAGCACAACCTCAAGAACGTCTCGCTCGACCTGCCCCGCGATTCCCTCATCGTCTTCACCGGGCTCTCCGGGTCGGGCAAGTCGTCCCTCGCGTTCGACACGATCTTCGCCGAGGGCCAGCGACGCTACGTGGAGTCGCTCTCCTCGTACGCCCGGCAGTTCCTCGGCCAGATGGACAAGCCGGACGTCGACTTCATCGAGGGCCTCTCGCCCGCCGTCTCCATCGACCAGAAGTCGACCTCGCGCAACCCGCGCTCGACGGTCGGCACCATCACCGAGGTCTACGACTACCTCCGGCTGCTGTTCGCCCGGATCGGCAAGCCGCACTGTCCCGAGTGCGCGCGTCCCATCTCGCGTCAGTCGCCGCAGGCCATCGTCGACAAGGTGCTCGGCCTGCCCGAGGGCAGCCGCTTCCAGGTGCTCTCGCCGCTCGTGCGCGAGCGCAAGGGCGAGTTCGTCGACCTCTTCTCCGATCTGCAGACCAAGGGCTACAGCCGGGCCAGGGTCGACGGGGAGACCATCCAGCTCTCCGAGCCGCCCACGCTGAAGAAGCAGGAGAAGCACACCATCGAGGTGGTCATCGACCGCCTCACGGTCAAGGACAGCGCCAAGCGCCGGCTGACCGACTCCGTGGAGACCGCGCTCGGCCTCTCCGGCGGCATGGTCGTCCTGGACTTCGTCGACCTCCCCGAGGACGACCCCGAGCGTGAGCGGATGTACTCCGAGCACCTCTACTGCCCGTACGACGACCTCTCCTTCGAGGAGCTGGAGCCCCGCTCCTTCTCCTTCAACTCGCCCTTCGGTGCCTGCCCCGACTGCACGGGGATCGGTACGCGCATGGAGGTCGACCCGGAGCTGATCGTCCCGGACGAGGACAAGTCCCTGGACGAGGGCGCGATCCACCCCTGGTCGCACGGACACACCAAGGAGTACTTCGGGCGGCAGATCAGCGCCCTCGCCGACGCCCTCGGATTCCGTACGGACATCCCCTGGGCGGGACTGCCCCAGCGCGCCAAGAAGGCCCTGCTCTTCGGTCACAAGATCCAGACCGAGGTGCGCTACCGCAACCGGTACGGCCGCGAGCGCGCGTACACCACCCCCGCCTTCGAGGGCGCGGTGCAGTTCGTGAAGCGCCGGCACTCCGAGGCGGAGAGCGACTCCAGCCGGGAGCGCTTCGAGGGCTATATGCGCGAGGTGCCCTGCCCGACCTGTGAGGGCACGCGGCTCAAGCCGCTCGTCCTCGCGGTGACGGTGATGGAGAAGTCCATCGCCGAGGTCGCCGCGATGTCGATCAGCGAGTGCGCCGACTTCCTCGGCCGGCTCAAGCTGAACGCCCGCGACAAGAAGATCGCCGAGCGGGTGCTCAAGGAGGTCAACGAGCGGCTGAAGTTCCTCGTGGACGTCGGCCTGGACTACCTCTCGCTCAACCGCGCCGCGGGCACCCTCTCCGGTGGCGAGGCCCAGCGCATCCGGCTGGCCACCCAGATCGGCTCCGGTCTGGTGGGCGTCCTGTACGTCCTGGACGAGCCGTCCATCGGGCTGCACCAGCGGGACAACCACCGGCTGATCGAGACCCTCGTCAGGCTCCGCGACATGGGCAACACGCTCATCGTCGTCGAGCACGACGAGGACACCATCAAGGTCGCCGACTGGGTCGTCGACATCGGCCCCGGTGCCGGTGAGCACGGCGGCAAGGTCGTCCACTCCGGTTCGCTCAAGGACCTGCTGGCCAACAAGGAGTCGATCACCGGGCAGTATCTGGCCGGCAAGCGCGCCATCCCGATGCCCGGCATCCGGCGCCCGGTCGACCCGACGCGGCAGCTCACGGTGCACGGTGCCCGGGAGAACAACCTCCAGGACATCGACGTCTCCTTCCCCCTCGGTGTGCTCACCGCGGTCACCGGTGTCTCCGGATCGGGCAAGTCGACCCTGGTCAACGACATCCTCTACACCCACCTGGCGCGCGAGCTGAACGGCGCCAAGTCGGTGCCCGGCCGGCACACCCGGGTCGAGGGCGACGACCTCGTCGACAAGGTGGTGCACGTCGACCAGTCGCCGATCGGCCGTACGCCGAGGTCCAACCCGGCCACGTACACCGGAGTCTTCGACCACGTCCGCCGGCTCTTCGCCGAGACGATGGAGGCGAAGGTGCGCGGCTATCTGCCGGGCCGCTTCTCCTTCAACGTCAAGGGCGGCCGCTGCGAGAACTGCTCCGGCGACGGCACCATCAAGATCGAGATGAACTTCCTGCCCGACGTGTACGTCCCGTGCGAGGTCTGCCACGGAGCGCGCTACAACCGGGAGACCCTCGAAGTCCACTACAAGGGCAAGTCCATCGCCGAGGTGCTGGACATGCCGATCGAGGAGGGTCTGGAGTTCTTCGAGGCCGTCCCGACGATCGCCCGCCACCTGCGCACGCTCAACGAGGTGGGCCTCGGATACGTCAGGCTCGGGCAGTCCGCGCCGACGCTCTCGGGTGGTGAGGCGCAGCGTGTGAAGCTGGCGAGCGAGCTCCAGAAGCGCTCCACGGGCCGCACGGTCTACGTCCTGGACGAGCCGACCACGGGTCTGCACTTCGAGGACATCAGCAAGCTGATCACGGTGCTCTCGGGCCTGGTCGACAAGGGCAACTCGGTGATCGTCATCGAGCACAACCTCGATGTCGTCAAGACCGCGGACTGGGTCATCGACATGGGTCCCGAAGGGGGCAACGGCGGCGGTCTCGTGGTCGCCGAAGGCACCCCCGAGCAGATCGCGTCGGTGCCCGCCAGCCACACCGGGAAGTTCCTCCAGAGCATCCTGGGAGCGGACCGGATCAACGAGGCAGCCGTGCCGGCGGCCCGTAGGCCCGCCCGGAAGACGGCTGCGAAGCAGACGGTGGCCGCCAAGGCCGCCCCGGCCCGTAAGACGGCCACGGCCAAGACCTCGGCGGCGCAGCCCGTCGCGAAGAAGGCCGCTGCCAAGAAGGCCGCCGTGAAGAAGCCCGCCGCGAAGAGGGCGGCAGGCGCCCGGAAGGCGTGA
- a CDS encoding maleylpyruvate isomerase family mycothiol-dependent enzyme has product MIDHVRDLGAVREATDRLLSATGKLDNISLAEPSRLPGWSRGHVLAHLSRNADALVNVLQGRPMYASSETRDGDIERDAPRPLDEQLADLRESAARFLEAGAGTADWARTVTLRNGVTDSAARIPFRRLIEVELHHVDLGIGYELEDLSADFVTRESDFLANRFAGHPDVVATTVLADGHTWTTGGGAEGGPVTVRGTAPEVLGWLCGRRDGSALSTLGGPLPALPPL; this is encoded by the coding sequence ATGATTGATCATGTGCGCGACCTGGGCGCTGTACGCGAGGCAACCGACCGGCTGCTCAGCGCGACGGGCAAACTGGACAATATTTCGCTCGCCGAGCCGTCACGGCTCCCGGGGTGGAGCCGTGGGCACGTACTGGCCCACCTGTCACGTAACGCCGACGCGCTCGTAAATGTTCTCCAAGGGCGCCCGATGTACGCGAGCAGCGAAACCCGGGACGGGGACATCGAGCGTGACGCCCCCCGTCCGCTCGACGAACAGCTGGCCGACCTCAGGGAGAGCGCGGCCCGCTTCCTGGAGGCGGGGGCCGGCACCGCCGACTGGGCCCGCACGGTCACCCTGCGCAACGGAGTGACGGACAGCGCGGCCCGCATCCCCTTCCGCCGCCTGATCGAGGTCGAACTGCACCACGTCGACCTCGGGATCGGCTACGAGCTGGAGGACCTCTCGGCGGACTTCGTGACCAGGGAGAGCGACTTCCTGGCGAACCGGTTCGCCGGCCACCCCGACGTCGTGGCGACGACGGTCCTCGCCGACGGCCACACGTGGACCACCGGCGGCGGCGCCGAAGGCGGGCCCGTCACCGTCCGGGGGACGGCTCCCGAGGTCCTGGGCTGGCTCTGTGGGCGCCGCGACGGCTCCGCGCTGAGCACGCTGGGCGGCCCCCTTCCCGCCCTGCCCCCGCTATAG
- a CDS encoding MBL fold metallo-hydrolase, whose protein sequence is MTYSGAVKVGGPADVHELTDLMISKVAVGPMNNNAYLLRCRATGEQLLIDAAADAGTLLQLIGDDGIASVVTTHRHGDHWQALAEVVAATGARTYAGRYDAEGIPVPTDVLVEDNDTIRVGRVSLTARHLTGHTPGSIVLVYDDPHGAPHLFSGDCLFPGGLGNTRKDPEAFASLLHDVETKLFEPLPDETWVYPGHGHDTALGDERPQLPEWRERGW, encoded by the coding sequence ATGACGTACAGCGGAGCGGTCAAGGTCGGCGGACCTGCGGACGTACACGAGTTGACCGACCTCATGATCTCCAAGGTCGCGGTCGGACCGATGAACAACAACGCCTATCTGCTGCGCTGCCGCGCCACCGGTGAGCAGCTGCTGATCGACGCGGCCGCCGATGCCGGGACCCTGCTGCAGCTGATCGGTGACGACGGCATCGCGTCCGTCGTCACCACCCACCGGCACGGCGACCACTGGCAGGCGCTCGCCGAGGTCGTGGCGGCCACCGGCGCACGCACCTACGCGGGGCGCTACGACGCCGAGGGCATCCCGGTCCCGACCGACGTCCTCGTGGAGGACAACGACACGATCCGGGTGGGCCGTGTGTCGCTGACCGCCCGGCACCTCACCGGACACACCCCGGGCTCCATCGTCCTGGTCTACGACGACCCGCACGGGGCGCCGCACCTGTTCAGCGGGGACTGCCTCTTCCCCGGTGGGCTCGGCAACACGCGCAAGGACCCGGAGGCGTTCGCGAGCCTGCTCCACGACGTGGAGACCAAGCTCTTCGAGCCGCTGCCGGACGAGACGTGGGTCTACCCGGGTCACGGGCACGACACCGCGCTCGGCGACGAGCGGCCTCAGCTGCCCGAGTGGCGCGAGCGCGGCTGGTGA
- a CDS encoding TerC family protein encodes MDVSFTLWALTILGLSALIAVDFFIGRKPHDVSTKEAGIWTIVWIALAALFGLGLLLAGESQASGEFFAGFITEKSLSVDNLFVFVLIMAKFSVPSHLQQRVLLVGVLIALVLRAIFIAAGAAVIANFSWVFYIFGAFLIYTAWKLIQEARADEEEEDWEENKLLKAAERRFGVADRYYGTKLFIVKNGKRIMTPLMVVMLAIGTTDVLFALDSIPAIFGLTQDPYIVFTANAFALMGLRQLYFLIGGLLKKLVHLSYGLSVILGFIGVKLVLHALHESGVNVPEISIPFSLAFIGGVLVITTITSLIANKKQAAAEAAAESKKVGPADEETKSVDA; translated from the coding sequence GTGGACGTTTCATTCACCCTTTGGGCACTGACCATTCTGGGTCTGAGTGCTTTGATCGCCGTCGACTTCTTCATCGGGCGCAAACCCCATGACGTGTCGACCAAGGAAGCCGGAATCTGGACGATCGTCTGGATCGCGCTGGCCGCCCTCTTCGGACTCGGTCTGCTCCTGGCCGGCGAGAGTCAGGCGTCCGGCGAGTTCTTCGCCGGATTCATCACCGAGAAGTCGCTGAGTGTCGACAACCTCTTCGTCTTCGTCCTGATCATGGCGAAGTTCTCGGTGCCCTCGCATCTCCAGCAGCGCGTGCTCCTCGTCGGCGTGCTGATCGCCCTGGTCCTGCGAGCGATCTTCATCGCCGCCGGCGCGGCGGTCATCGCCAACTTCTCCTGGGTCTTCTACATCTTCGGCGCGTTCCTCATCTACACCGCCTGGAAGCTCATCCAGGAAGCGCGGGCCGACGAGGAGGAAGAGGACTGGGAGGAGAACAAGCTGCTCAAGGCGGCCGAGCGGCGCTTCGGTGTGGCCGACAGGTACTACGGCACCAAGCTCTTCATCGTGAAGAACGGCAAGCGCATCATGACCCCGCTGATGGTGGTCATGCTCGCCATCGGGACCACCGACGTGCTGTTCGCGCTGGACTCCATCCCGGCGATCTTCGGTCTGACCCAGGACCCGTACATCGTCTTCACCGCCAACGCCTTCGCCCTGATGGGTCTGCGTCAGCTGTACTTCCTCATCGGCGGTCTGCTGAAGAAGCTGGTCCACCTCAGCTACGGCCTGTCGGTGATCCTCGGCTTCATCGGCGTGAAGCTGGTGCTGCACGCGCTCCACGAGTCCGGGGTGAATGTCCCCGAGATCTCCATCCCGTTCTCGCTGGCCTTCATCGGCGGCGTCCTGGTGATCACCACGATCACCAGCCTGATCGCCAACAAGAAGCAGGCGGCGGCGGAGGCCGCGGCGGAGTCGAAGAAGGTCGGACCCGCCGACGAGGAGACGAAGAGCGTCGACGCCTGA